AAGCTGCATAAATAACCACTCCCACAAACAGAATATTAGAGGTGCATTCGGACGTTGCCATGAAATTGCTCAGCGGAAATCTATTATGCACATGTTATTTTGATGCATGGACTGACTAATGCTTCTCTTTCGTTCCTTTAAACCCAACCAAAACATTGAAACAATATTTGATCAATTGTATGAATTTGCATTACCCACAAATCATATACAACTATAAAAAAAACTCTCGTTGTATAAATAAGTTTGTTAAAGTTTCATCTATTCCAACCTATCATACCATTTATAAAAAAAGTAATGATAACAAACAAGCCTTAGGGAAAGTATGGACCATCTACAAACTTTATTTATACTTAAAAAGTGATACTGCTTTCAAACGAGCAACAACCAAGTGGCCCTGCACAAGTGGGCTGCATGTCAAGATAgggcaggaaatgaatgattaACGAGAAAAATTTTGGGGGGGGGAGGGGGGTGTGTGCGGGGTTTGTTTGCATTAGTTCTTCACAGGAACTTCAGGTGATAAATGGCATACCTTGCCcattgatttgtttatgcttGCATGAAAAGCAAGAGAAGGGTAATCCTTGGACAGAACTCTGAGCCATCCTTTTGTTGCCCAAGTTGGAATTAAATCACACTGAGACGAGAGATGTATCTCAACATAGAGAGCCTAAAATAATTAAGGACAAATGTTACCAAGAATGGCGAGGTTGAATAGGTATAAACCTTGTTTAATAACAGAATCATGTGTTTATGCTTGCAATGCTCATTCAGGTGCTTCTCCAAATGATAGCACCTCGTGCCTTGTGGATCTCTTGCATCTAAAACCTGCCAAAGCAACTCAATAAGTGACAAGTGccaataaaataatgttccaaTGACAGAAAATATAACAAGAGTCAACCCGAGTTATAGCACCAGCATGTGTACTAAAACGCAATTGAAGAACTAAATTACACCAGAAAAAACACAAAATCGAAAGGATACATGTCTGTTTTTATATTTGTAGTAAGGACCATCACACtgcttcaaaaaaaattatctcTTTTAAACATAGATAACAGTTACCATCCAATACCAGTTAACATGCTTTTATTTAATCCAGGTCAAATATTGGATATTGATATCATAAATGAGACACACTTTAGAAAATGCAAAAAATTAGTAGAAGAGTAAATTCATTGGGAGAAAGCAATAAGAAAAAAGATGTTATTTGCCTACTTACCTGGACAACAACATCCGAAGAGTCTATCACTTTGTACAGCTCTCCCCATATGCGTTTGCTTTGACCTTTTTCAAACATTGTGTGTCGGACAAGATCTCTGAATCCATCTTCACCTGCTTCAGCAGGTTCAGCAACactttgtttttcttcaaatgtaTCTGTAAAGAAGACTTCATGCATGATTAGGAATGTGTTGAGTTGCTGAAAAAAATCATAACCAATAGAAATAAGCATATCCTTTAAGTCGGATAGAGTGAAAGACCTGAAATATCCTAACATGTCATGACTAATACTAACCTTGAGAACCACTGGCCCTCTTGACCAATGATTCATAATCTGATGCCACCAACACTGGCCGTTTCCTTTTTGTCTTGGGACCAAAACAATCGGCAAAAGGCTCGTTATCAAGAAGATGAACTCTCGCTTGCTTAAAACACATTTACAAGAGAAGGATAAATTCAGCATACAAAAAACTCAAGCAAGGAAACAAATAGTAATGTCTGATAAtcattgtaaaaataaaggagATGCGTGTATTGTTCTCCAAACCTTTTGATGGTCATTTAAAAGGGACATAGgcagttttctttcttttaaaaGAACATTGTAGTTGCTCGAAAGCCGATTCTGAAGCTCCTCCCGGAAATATTCAAGCTCTTTCTGATTTACAACACGGGTATTGCCTGTGAAGAAAATGCAACAATAAGACTATGCTACAGCACCTTCGTTTTCCTTTCTGAACAAATACTATCCCCACTAACTTTAAAGTacaaaaaacaaattttcacGTCTACTTTGTCCCCAAGATTTTCTCGGAAGCAGCAAACCATGTGTAGCCAAAAATTCAACTTCAATGAAGTAAAAATTTATTGAGAATCACGTGGCTAATGAACAGATGACTAAAGTAGAGGCAATAGAACACACCAAACCAGCGGCGATCAGGCATAATCCGAGTAGAAGGCAAATCCTTGGACTGCAAATCGTGCTTCAGGATTTTCCCCTTGGTATTGCGCGTTGGCCGTGTGTTGTACATCTTGAGCCGCCGCACTGTGGCGGCGCTCCTCCCATCCTTAGCTTTGTTATTGTTCCTGTTAACATCAAGCGAATGCTTCGGCTTCCCCGAGACATTAACCGACCTTTCTTTGGTCTTCTTCACCATTTTCGTAGCTCACAGCGAAGAGAATATTCAGTACTTGCCGTCACAACCCTAGGGTTTTAAAGCATGCATTTGAACAATCAATTGGGCCCGTTTTGTTTTACACCCGAACCCGaattgttatttatattttaattttaagatCTCAATTATACCTCAACAACTTAATTTTATCTAGGGCCGGGAAAAATACCGAAAtatcgaaataccgaaaaattgtaccgaaaaaaataccgaacttaccgaaaaaatcggtataccgaacatttcggtacggtatcataccgtaccgaaattttctGTATCGGTATCAGTatggaatattttttttttcggtatttcggtatgtacc
This window of the Primulina tabacum isolate GXHZ01 chromosome 4, ASM2559414v2, whole genome shotgun sequence genome carries:
- the LOC142543271 gene encoding nuclear/nucleolar GTPase 2, with amino-acid sequence MVKKTKERSVNVSGKPKHSLDVNRNNNKAKDGRSAATVRRLKMYNTRPTRNTKGKILKHDLQSKDLPSTRIMPDRRWFGNTRVVNQKELEYFREELQNRLSSNYNVLLKERKLPMSLLNDHQKQARVHLLDNEPFADCFGPKTKRKRPVLVASDYESLVKRASGSQDTFEEKQSVAEPAEAGEDGFRDLVRHTMFEKGQSKRIWGELYKVIDSSDVVVQVLDARDPQGTRCYHLEKHLNEHCKHKHMILLLNKCDLIPTWATKGWLRVLSKDYPSLAFHASINKSMGKGALLSVLRQFSRLKSDKQAISVGFVGYPNVGKSSVINTLRTKNVCKVAPIPGETKVWQYITLTKRIFLIDCPGVVYQNKDTDSDMVLKGVVRVTNLQDASEHIGEVLKRVKKEHLVRAYKISDWEDENDFLVQLCKSTGKLLKGGEPDYMTAAKMVLHDWQRGKIPFFVPPPKEEDDEQKDGEAVKDQVADEDDKTSAARRAIADVTASQQMQDIPVQKDLFSEKELTGETLQ